A genome region from Setaria italica strain Yugu1 chromosome III, Setaria_italica_v2.0, whole genome shotgun sequence includes the following:
- the LOC101768753 gene encoding LOW QUALITY PROTEIN: ABC transporter B family member 21 (The sequence of the model RefSeq protein was modified relative to this genomic sequence to represent the inferred CDS: deleted 1 base in 1 codon; substituted 1 base at 1 genomic stop codon) → MSESSRAFQLDAPSSAATAGDGRGGKAGPSGAGGSVPFYRLFAFADGADAALMSLGALGAVANGAALPLMTVLFGRLIDAFGGAATTSDVVRRVSGVSLQFVYLAVASASASFVQVACWMITGERQAARIRSLYLRTILRQEVAFFDQHTNTGEVVGRMSGDTVLIQDAMGEKVGKFIQLLVTFAGGFAVAFAQGWLLTLVMLATIPPLVLAGAVMSGVVARMASLGQAAYAEAAAVVEQTVGSIRTVASFTGEKRAVEKYNESLKSAYSSGVREGLAAGIGMAIVMVLLFCGYSLGIWYGAKLILEKGYSGAQVMNVIFAVLTGSLALGQASPSMKAFAAGQAAAYKMFETINREPEIDAYSATGRKLDDIQGDIEFREVHFSYPTRPDEQIFRGFSLAVQSGTTVALVGQSGSGKSTVISLIERFYDPQLGEVLIDGVDLKEFQLRWIRSKIGLVSQEPVLFAASIRDNIAYGKDNATDEEIRAAAELANASKFIDKMPQGLSTSVGEHGTQLSGGQKQRIAIARAILKNPRILLLDEATSALDTESERIVQEALDRVMTNRTTVIVAHRLSTVRNADTIAVIHRGSVVEKGSHHELVTDPEGAYSQLIRLQEASHASEGANYQNKSSTKDDSWIYAGKQTPTNQSATIRSPQNNSRNHSLSVSFSVPLEINVQDRSSKNVDEEIEQEVPLSRLASLNKPEIPVLILGSIASAISGVIFPIFAILLSNVIKAFYEPPLILRKDAEFWSSMFLVFGAVYFLSLPLGSYLFSVAGCKLIRRIRLMTFQKVVNMEIEWFDYPENSSGAIGARLSADAAKVRGLVGDALQLAVQNSATLIAGLVIAFISNWQLSLIILALIPLIGLNGWIQMKFIQGFSADAKLMYEEASQVANDAVSSIRTVVSFSAEEKVMDLYKKKCEGVLRAGIRTGIINGIGFGVSIFLQSGVYAASFYAGARLVEDGKTTLPKVSWXYHVFLALSMAAIGVSHTSTLTSDSSKAKSAVSSIFTIMDRKSRIDPGDDAGVTLEPLSGVIEFQHVRFRYPTRPDVQIFQDLCLTIQSGKTVALVGESGSGKSTAIALLQRFYDPDAGHILLDGVDIQKFQLRWLRQQMGLVSQEPSLFNDTIRANIAYGKDGQATESDVVAAAQLANAHKFISSLHQGYDTMVGERGAQLSGGQKQRVAIARAIVKDPKILLLDEATSALDAESERVVQDALDRVMVNRTTVIVAHRLSTIQSADVIAVVKNGMIIEKGRHDTLINVEGGAYASLVALHSAAPS, encoded by the exons ATGTCGGAGTCCAGCAGGGCGTTCCAGCTCGACGCGCCGTCGTCGGCCGCCACAGCCGGAGACGGCCGCGGCGGGAAGGCTGGccccagcggcgccggcggcagcgtgcCGTTCTACCGGCTGTTCGCGTTCGCGGACGGCGCGGACGCGGCGCTCATGTCCCTGGGCGCGCTCGGCGCGGTCGCCAACGGCGCCGCGCTCCCGCTCATGACCGTCCTCTTCGGCCGCCTCATCGACGccttcggcggcgccgccacaaCCAGCGACGTCGTGCGCCGCGTCTCCGGGGTGTCGCTGCAGTTCGTCtacctcgccgtcgcctccgcctccgcctccttcgtGC AGGTGGCGTGCTGGATGATCACCGGCGAGCGGCAGGCGGCGCGGATACGGAGCCTCTACCTCCGGACCATCCTGCGGCAGGAGGTCGCCTTCTTCGAC CAGCACACCAACACCGGCGAGGTCGTCGGCCGGATGTCCGGCGACACGGTGCTCATCCAGGACGCCATGGGCGAGAAGGTCGGCAAGTTCATCCAGCTCCTCGTCACCTTCGCCGGCGGCTTCGCCGTCGCCTTCGCGCAGGGCTGGCTCCTCACGCTCGTCATGCTCGCCACCATCCCGCCGCtcgtgctcgccggcgccgttATGTCCGGCGTCGTCGCCAGAATGGCCTCGCTCGGCCAGGCCGCCTACGCCGAGGCTGCTGCCGTCGTCGAGCAGACCGTCGGCTCAATCAGAACA GTGGCGTCCTTCACTGGTGAGAAGCGGGCGGTGGAGAAGTACAACGAGTCGCTCAAGAGCGCGTACAGCTCCGGCGTCCGGgagggcctcgccgccggcatcGGCATGGCCATCGTCATGGTGCTCCTCTTCTGCGGCTACTCCCTGGGGATTTGGTACGGCGCCAAGCTGATCCTGGAGAAGGGATACTCCGGCGCCCAGGTCATGAATGTCATCTTCGCAGTGCTCACTGGCTCACT AGCTCTGGGTCAGGCATCACCGAGCATGAAAGCGTTTGCAGCTGGGCAGGCTGCAGCATACAAGATGTTTGAAACCATCAACAGGGAGCCAGAGATCGATGCGTACAGCGCAACAGGTAGGAAGCTGGACGACATTCAGGGGGACATTGAGTTCAGAGAAGTTCATTTTTCATACCCAACAAGGCCTGACGAGCAGATCTTCAGAGGTTTCTCCCTTGCCGTACAGAGTGGTACAACTGTCGCACTCGTTGGCCAGAGTGGTAGTGGCAAATCGACAGTCATCAGCTTGATCGAGAGGTTCTACGACCCTCAGCTTGGTGAAGTTCTGATAGATGGTGTGGACCTCAAGGAGTTTCAGTTGAGGTGGATCAGAAGTAAAATCGGCCTCGTGAGTCAAGAGCCAGTCCTGTTTGCTGCTAGCATAAGAGACAACATAGCTTATGGCAAGGACAATGCGACGGATGAGGAAATCAGAGCTGCAGCTGAGCTTGCTAATGCCTCCAAATTCATAGATAAAATGCCCCAG GGTTTATCTACTTCAGTTGGTGAACATGGAACACAACTTTCAGGTGGTCAGAAGCAAAGAATTGCCATTGCAAGAGCAATTCTAAAAAATCCAAGAATCCTTCTTTTGGATGAAGCAACAAGCGCTTTGGACACTGAATCTGAAAGGATTGTGCAGGAGGCTCTTGACAGGGTTATGACAAACCGGACAACTGTGATTGTTGCTCACCGTTTGAGTACCGTCAGGAATGCCGATACCATTGCTGTCATTCATCGAGGATCAGTAGTTGAAAAag GTTCACACCATGAGCTTGTAACGGATCCAGAGGGAGCTTACAGCCAGCTGATACGCCTACAAGAAGCAAGTCATGCTTCCGAGGGAGCAAACTACCAGAACAAGTCAAGCACGAAGGATGATTCCTGGATTTACGCAGGCAAACAGACGCCAACAAATCAATCAGCTACCATAAGGTCACCTCAGAACAACAGCAGAAATCACTCATTGTCAGTATCATTCAGCGTACCTCTTGAAATCAATGTCCAGGACAGATCATCAAAGAATGTAGATGAAGAAATTGAGCAGGAAGTGCCTCTCAGCCGCCTCGCATCGCTTAACAAACCGGAAATCCCAGTGCTTATTCTTGGTTCTATTGCTTCGGCTATCAGTGGAGTAATCTTCCCGATCTTTGCGATACTCCTATCAAACGTGATCAAAGCATTCTATGAGCCGCCACTTATTCTGAGGAAGGATGCCGAGTTTTGGTCATCTATGTTCTTGGTATTTGGTGCAGTGTACTTCTTGTCACTTCCTCTTGGCTCATACCTTTTCTCAGTGGCTGGGTGCAAGTTGATCAGAAGGATCAGATTGATGACTTTCCAAAAGGTGGTTAATATGGAGATTGAATGGTTTGATTACCCAGAGAACTCAAGTGGAGCAATTGGGGCAAGGCTATCGGCGGATGCTGCGAAAGTTCGGGGGCTTGTGGGTGATGCACTTCAGCTGGCTGTGCAGAATTCAGCAACTTTAATTGCTGGTTTGGTAATTGCTTTCATATCGAACTGGCAGCTATCACTTATCATATTGGCCTTGATACCGCTAATTGGCCTCAACGGATGGATCCAGATGAAGTTTATTCAGGGATTCAGTGCAGATGCAAAG TTGATGTATGAGGAGGCAAGCCAAGTAGCAAATGACGCGGTGAGCAGCATAAGGACAGTGGTCTCATTTTCAGCTGAAGAAAAGGTGATGGATTTGTACAAGAAAAAATGCGAAGGAGTCTTAAGAGCAGGGATCAGGACAGGAATAATAAATGGTATTGGTTTTGGGGTATCCATCTTCTTGCAGTCTGGAGTGTATGCAGCCAGCTTCTATGCTGGCGCGCGGCTTGTTGAGGATGGGAAAACAACTTTACCCAAAGTTTCATGGTAGTATCAT GTATTTCTTGCTCTAAGTATGGCAGCAATTGGGGTGTCGCACACAAGTACCCTCACATCAGATTCTTCCAAAGCAAAATCAGCCGTATCCTCTATATTTACCATcatggaccgaaaatcaaggATAGATCCAGGTGACGACGCCGGGGTAACCCTAGAGCCGCTAAGTGGTGTCATCGAATTTCAGCATGTGAGATTCAGATATCCTACACGGCCCGATGTTCAGATTTTCCAAGACCTGTGCCTGACAATTCAATCTGGAAAG ACTGTTGCGCTTGTTGGAGAGAGTGGTAGTGGCAAATCGACGGCGATAGCATTGCTGCAGAGATTCTATGATCCTGATGCAGGCCATATACTCCTGGATGGAGTGGACATACAGAAGTTCCAGCTGAGGTGGCTGAGGCAACAGATGGGACTGGTGAGTCAAGAACCATCTCTGTTCAATGACACGATCCGGGCAAACATCGCCTACGGAAAGGACGGGCAAGCGACAGAATCAGATGTTGTGGCTGCTGCACAACTGGCAAATGCTCACAAGTTCATCAGTTCATTGCATCAG ggaTATGACACAATGGTTGGGGAGCGTGGGGCTCAACTATCCGGAGGGCAGAAGCAGCGTGTGGCCATCGCTCGTGCCATCGTGAAGGACCCCAAGATCCTCCTCCTCGATGAAGCGACGAGCGCGCTCGACGCGGAATCCGAACGGGTAGTGCAGGACGCTCTGGACAGGGTGATGGTGAACAGAACAACAGTCATCGTGGCGCACCGCCTGTCAACAATACAGAGTGCAGACGTGATCGCGGTGGTGAAGAACGGTATGATCATCGAGAAGGGAAGGCACGATACCTTGATCAACGTCGAGGGCGGGGCGTACGCGTCCCTCGTCGCGTTGCATTCAGCAGCACCGTCGTAG
- the LOC101768353 gene encoding diacylglycerol O-acyltransferase 3, cytosolic: protein MELTGAALRRSLPAASPAAARWRGKGRRRAPARVSCVGGGGFAEEGHLRYYEAAAPRRKAVEAVARDLAKLRAMGLVAGDAAKEKVLSEATDLLLQELNQMKDEEYKMKKAQKEEEKAAMKALKQQQKEAKQAVTAAMMNCEDESSSESSESDCEDEQAMNVELDMVISAAVPEVVAPGVSTVSAMECEKAAMKAMKKMEKERMKAMKKMEKEQKKAAKKAMKMEKEAKKMAMATLNGCRDEDDSSCSSESSDSECEGEVVRMSRCATITAPQMPSPSTVFPIIVPQIPPSLPSEPSQASEPATAMQVNSISSIAVAETSTTNRIEVCMGGKCKKSGALALLQEFEKTVGTGGAVVGCKCLGKCGLGPNVRLRSEVSAEGSSKRNPLCISVGLEDVGTIVAGLFGDVELGMTST from the exons ATGGAGCTCACCGGTGCCGCGCTCCGGCGGTCCCTGccggcggcgtccccggcggccgcgaggtggagggggaaggggcggaggagggcgccggccaGGGTGTCCTGCGTCGGGGGCGGGGGGTTCGCGGAGGAGGGCCACCTCAGGTACTACGAGGCCGCGGCCCCGCGGAGGAAGGccgtggaggcggtggcgagggACCTGGCCAAGCTCCGGGCCATGGGGCTCGTCGCGGGGGACGCGGCCAAGGAGAAGGTCCTCTCG GAAGCCACGGATCTTCTGCTGCAGGAGCTGAACCAGATGAAGGACGAGGAATACAAGATGAAGAAGGCCcagaaagaggaggagaaggctgcCATGAAAGCActgaagcagcagcagaaggaAGCGAAGCAGGCTGTCACAGCCGCCATGATGAACTGCGAAGATGAGTCGTCCTCTGAATCAAGTGAGAGCGATTGTGAGGACGAGCAAGCCATGAATGTTGAGCTGGACATGGTGATCTCGGCAGCAGTTCCTGAAGTTGTTGCACCCGGCGTATCGACTGTCTCCGCAATGGAGTGCGAGAAGGCTGCAATGAAGGCCATGAAGAAAATGGAGAAGGAACGAATGAAGGCCATGAAGAAGATGGAGAAGGAGCAGAAGAAGGCTGCGAAGAAGGCCATGAAGATGGAGAAGGAAGCAAAGAAGATGGCCATGGCCACACTGAATGGCTGCAGGGATGAAGACGATTCCTCGTGCTCATCAGAGTCCAGTGACAGCGAATGCGAGGGGGAGGTTGTCAGGATGAGCCGCTGCGCTACAATCACCGCACCACAAATGCCATCTCCAAGCACGGTTTTCCCCATCATAGTTCCTCAAATTCCACCCTCGCTGCCTTCGGAGCCATCTCAAGCTTCAGagcctgcaactgcaatgcAAGTCAACAGCATCAGCAGCATTGCAGTAGCTGAGACATCCACAACCAACAGAATCGAGGTCTGCATGGGTGGCAAATGCAAGAAATCAGGCGCGCTTGCTCTTCTGCAGGAGTTCGAGAAGACTGTGGGCACTGGAGGTGCGGTCGTCGGGTGCAAGTGCCTAGGAAAGTGTGGCCTAGGGCCCAACGTGCGCCTGAGGAGCGAGGTCTCAGCGGAAGGTTCTTCAAAGAGGAACCCACTTTGCATCAGCGTAGGGTTAGAAGATGTTGGCACCATAGTGGCAGGTCTCTTCGGGGATGTTGAGCTGGGCATGACGTCCACCTAG
- the LOC101767950 gene encoding aspartic proteinase — MMRHRQLLLATACLWALSCASLLSASAPDGAGLLRVSLNKNRLDGEALAAAKLARQQDSRRLGAAARHGDEIPLVDYLNTQYFGVVGIGTPPQNFTVIFDTGSSNLWVPSSRCYFSIACYFHHRYYSRKSSTYKADGETCKITYGSGAIAGFFSKDNVLVGDLVVKSQKFIETTRETSVSFILGKFDGILGLGYPQISVGKAPPIWQSMQEQKLLADNVFSFWLNRNPEASSGGELVFGGVDPKHFKGNHTYVPVSRKGYWQFNMGDLLIDGHSTGFCAKGCAAIADSGTSLLAGPTAIVAQVNHAIGAEGIISTECKEVVSQYGEMILNLLIAQTDPQKVCGQIGLCMFDGTHSVSEGIESVVGTENLGSNVMCSACQMAVVWIENQLRENKTKELILQYANQLCERLPSPNGESTVSCHQISKMPKLAFTIANKTFTLTPEQYIVKLEQGGQTVCISGFMAFDIPPPRGPLWILGDVFMGAYHTVFDFGKDRIGFAKSA, encoded by the exons ATGATGAGGCACCGGCAGCTCCTGCTGGCGACGGCCTGCCTCTGGGCTCTGTCGTGCGCCTCACTGCTCAGCGCTTCCGCCCCCGACGGTGCCGGGCTGCTCAGGGTCAGCCTCAACAAGAACCGGCTCGACGGCGAGGCCCTGGCCGCGGCGAAGCTCGCCAGGCAGCAGGACAGCCGCCGCctgggtgccgccgcccgccacggcgACGAGATCCCTCTTGTCGACTACCTCAACACCCAGTACTTCGGGGTCGTCGGCATCGGCACGCCGCCGCAGAACTTCACCGTCATCTTCGACACCGGGAGCTCCAACCTCTGGGTCCCCTCCTCTAGATGCTACTTCTCG ATAGCATGCTACTTCCACCACAGATACTATTCCAGAAAGTCTAGCACCTACAAGGCTGATG GGGAGACTTGCAAAATTACCTATGGCTCTGGAGCCATTGCTGGATTCTTCAGCAAGGATAACGTGCTGGTTGGAGACCTTGTCGTCAAAAGCCAG AAGTTCATTGAGACAACACGCGAAACCAGTGTCTCATTTATCCTAGGGAAGTTTGATGGCATTCTTGGTCTTGGATACCCCCAGATCTCCGTCGGCAAAGCTCCTCCGATTTG GCAGAGCATGCAAGAGCAGAAACTTCTTGCGGACAACGTCTTCTCCTTCTGGCTTAACCGTAATCCTGAGGCATCATCTGGTGGTGAGCTTGTGTTTGGCGGTGTAGACCCGAAACACTTCAAGGGGAACCACACCTATGTCCCTGTTTCGCGCAAAGGATACTGGCAATTCAATATGGGGGATCTCCTCATTGATGGTCACTCAACCGGCTTCTGCGCCAAGGGTTGTGCCGCCATTGCTGACTCTGGGACTTCTTTGCTGGCCGGTCCAACA GCTATAGTTGCTCAGGTGAACCATGCAATTGGGGCTGAGGGAATTATCAGCACGGAATGCAAAGAAGTGGTGAGCCAGTATGGAGAGATGATCCTCAACCTGCTCATAGCACAG ACAGATCCGCAGAAAGTTTGCGGCCAGATTGGTCTGTGCATGTTTGACGGCACTCACTCTGTCAG TGAAGGAATTGAATCTGTTGTTGGGACAGAAAACCTGGGCTCAAATGTTATGTGCTCAGCCTGTCAGATGGCTGTTGTGTGGATAGAGAATCAGCTCcgtgaaaacaaaacaaaggagcTGATATTGCAATATGCTAACCAG CTATGTGAGCGTCTACCAAGCCCCAACGGCGAATCAACAGTCAGCTGCCATCAGATATCAAAGATGCCAAAGCTTGCATTCACCATTGCAAACAAGACCTTCACACTAACACCAGAGCAG TACATTGTCAAGCTGGAGCAAGGAGGCCAAACTGTCTGCATCAGCGGGTTCATGGCATTCGACATACCACCCCCACGTGGGCCTCTCTG GATTCTTGGTGATGTCTTCATGGGAGCTTACCACACGGTGTTCGACTTCGGCAAGGACAGGATTGGCTTCGCGAAATCTGCATGA
- the LOC101769573 gene encoding probable WRKY transcription factor 47 has translation MDLVPKQEQHKEEEDKEEAMILAEHGDQAFGHAGGGRRRSEIKEVDFFSTGGAHRRNDDDGNGRDGRSREAGALGRGNTTVNTALDLLTTAAATPVNAGEGAAAGAASDHNKQMAVATVEGELRQAGEENRRLRRMLDDLTRSHSALYHQLIQAQQHQQASGSANSMLPATMPAGVQFMDPRMAPAIRAGAPASFDGDRGDSDGGSGSGGEADQNKQDGTAGTPERGENAAAEAPLRRARVSVRARSEAPMISDGCQWRKYGQKMAKGNPCPRAYYRCTMATGCPVRKQVQRCAEDKAVLITTYEGTHNHQLPPAAAAMAKTTSAAAAMLLSGPAASRDALFAGHHVAATAPAPLFQSYPYASAAMGATLSASAPFPTITLDLTHSPPASAAGLHLQHRPPALPAMPFPMYGFPAAAHRPAVPLLPQPPTAVSLGMMDGRNRAALETMTAAITSDPNFTTALAAALSTIMGGGAEAAPRGGAGADAGDGNNGGSGTEPPATAAAAGARETALHALLQRLHDSRQ, from the exons ATGGACTTGGTGCCAAAGCAAGAGCAGcacaaggaggaggaagataagGAGGAGGCCATGATCTTGGCGGAGCATGGAGACCAGGCCTtcggccacgccggcggcggcaggcgcaggagcGAGATCAAGGAGGTCGACTTCTTCTCCACCGGCGGCGCTCACCGTCGGAACGACGATGACGGCAACGGTAGGGATGGAAGAAGCCGAGAGGCAGGAGCACTAGGACGCGGTAATACCACGGTCAAC ACTGCTCTTGACCTGCtgaccacggcggcggcgacgccggtcaacgccggcgagggggcggcggccggagcagcGAGTGATCATAATAAACAG ATGGCTGTGGCGACGGTGGAGGGGGAGCTCCGGCAGGCCGGCGAGGAGaaccggcggctgcggcggatgCTGGACGACCTCACCCGCAGCCACAGCGCGCTGTACCATCAGCTCATCCAAGCCCAGCAGCACCAACAG GCCAGCGGCTCGGCGAACTCGATGCTACCGGCGACAATGCCGGCGGGAGTGCAATTCATGGACCCCCGCATGGCCCCGGCGATAAGAGCTGGGGCCCCGGCGTCGTTTGACGGCGATAGGGGTGATTCCGATGGTggcagtggcagcggcggcgaagcGGATCAGAACAAGCAGGATGGGACGGCGGGGACGCCTGAGCGCGGCGAGAatgccgcggcggaggcgccgctgCGGAGAGCCAGGGTGTCGGTGCGTGCACGATCGGAGGCCCCAATG ATCAGCGATGGTTGCCAATGGAGGAAGTATGGGCAGAAGATGGCAAAGGGTAACCCATGCCCCAGAGCTTACTACCGATGCACAATGGCCACAGGATGTCCCGTCAGGAAGCAG GTGCAGCGGTGCGCGGAGGACAAGGCGGTGCTCATCACCACGTACGAGGGCACCCACAACCACCAgctcccgccggcggccgccgcgatgGCCAAGaccacctccgccgcggccgccatgcTCCTCTCGGGCCCGGCCGCCAGCCGCGACGCGCTCTTCGCCGGCCACCACGTTgcggccacggcgccggcgccgctcttCCAGTCGTACCCCTACGCGTCCGCCGCCATGGGCGCCACgctctccgcctccgcgccgttCCCGACCATCACCCTCGACCTCACccactcgccgccggcgtccgccGCGGGCCTGCACCTCCAGCACCGCCCGCCGGCCCTCCCCGCGATGCCGTTCCCGATGTACGGCTTCCCTGCTGCCGCGCACAGGCCGGCCGTGCCGTTGTTGCCGCAGCCGCCGACGGCGGTGTCGCTGGGGATGATGGATGGCAGGAACCGGGCGGCGCTGGAGACGATGACCGCCGCGATCACCAGCGACCCCAACTTCACCACGGCGCTGGCGGCCGCCCTCTCCACGATCATGGGGGGAGGCGCTGAAGCAGCTCCCCGGGGTGGCGCCGGCGCTGACGCCGGAGATGGTAATAACGGTGGCAGCGGCACTGAGcctcccgccacggccgcggcagccggAGCACGCGAGACTGCATTGCATGCACTTTTACAGCGGCTGCATGACAGCCGGCAATGA
- the LOC101769161 gene encoding uncharacterized protein LOC101769161 isoform X1: MHRGNADINTLTTISKCGFVLKLNLFWHGQRFLLGLLVGRRQMGISGRVLAWRFVCMGSSGIRGQQVGAGWVCYICGLGWVRTDFVDLAQRLTRHGAPRVDASLRPQEEGDTTARRRRHHPSRARSSSEGHGSRYSFFSRNHTGNNQGCANRSYSRNHTGIRSLREVKPRRELGNFEKLKWILKEEEFEEAQIALKGTQIMSCVELLS, from the exons ATGCATCGGGGTAATGCAGACATAAACACGCTAACAACCATTAGTAAGTGTGGCTTTGTTCTCAAGCTTAATTTGTTTTGGCACGGCCAAAGGTTCTTGCTAGGCCTGCTAGTGGGGCGGCGGCAAATGGGGATTTCGGGTCGGGTTCTTGCGTGGAGGTTCGTTTGCATGGGTAGTAGCGGTATTAGAGGCCAGCAGGTCGGGGCGGGGTGGGTCTGCTACATTTGCGGGTTGGGGTGGGTTAGAACGGATTTTGTTGACCTCGCGCAGCGGCTCACGAGGCACGGGGCACCTCGTGTCGACGCGTCCTTGCGCCCGCAAGAAGAAggcgacaccaccgcccgccgccgtcgccaccacccCTCCCGTGCGAGGTCCTCCTCCGAAGGCCACGGATCGAGGTACTCCTTTTTCTCTCGGAACCACACCGGCAACAATCAAGGTTGCGCCAACAGATCCTATTCCAGGAACCACACCGGCATCAGGTCCCTTCGAGAAGTCAAG CCCAGGAGGGAGTTAGGGAACTTTGAGAAGCTCAAATGGATCCTAAAG GAGGAGGAGTTTGAAGAAGCTCAAATAGCTCTTAAAGGTACACAAATAATGTCCTGTGTGGAGTTGCTTAGTTAG
- the LOC101769161 gene encoding uncharacterized protein LOC101769161 isoform X2, producing the protein MHRGNADINTLTTISKCGFVLKLNLFWHGQRFLLGLLVGRRQMGISGRVLAWRFVCMGSSGIRGQQVGAGWVCYICGLGWVRTDFVDLAQRLTRHGAPRVDASLRPQEEGDTTARRRRHHPSRARSSSEGHGSRYSFFSRNHTGNNQGCANRSYSRNHTGIRSLREVKPRRELGNFEKLKWILKEEEFEEAQIALKDH; encoded by the exons ATGCATCGGGGTAATGCAGACATAAACACGCTAACAACCATTAGTAAGTGTGGCTTTGTTCTCAAGCTTAATTTGTTTTGGCACGGCCAAAGGTTCTTGCTAGGCCTGCTAGTGGGGCGGCGGCAAATGGGGATTTCGGGTCGGGTTCTTGCGTGGAGGTTCGTTTGCATGGGTAGTAGCGGTATTAGAGGCCAGCAGGTCGGGGCGGGGTGGGTCTGCTACATTTGCGGGTTGGGGTGGGTTAGAACGGATTTTGTTGACCTCGCGCAGCGGCTCACGAGGCACGGGGCACCTCGTGTCGACGCGTCCTTGCGCCCGCAAGAAGAAggcgacaccaccgcccgccgccgtcgccaccacccCTCCCGTGCGAGGTCCTCCTCCGAAGGCCACGGATCGAGGTACTCCTTTTTCTCTCGGAACCACACCGGCAACAATCAAGGTTGCGCCAACAGATCCTATTCCAGGAACCACACCGGCATCAGGTCCCTTCGAGAAGTCAAG CCCAGGAGGGAGTTAGGGAACTTTGAGAAGCTCAAATGGATCCTAAAG GAGGAGGAGTTTGAAGAAGCTCAAATAGCTCTTAAAG ATCACTGA